GCGCAAGGTCTGCGAATAGAGCTGCTGCTCCGCGCATGCTTCACCCCAATGTTGGGCACCGGCCCGTAGTGCCGTCGACGGCGCTGGCCACCACGGTCCAATTAGCGCAGCCGTCCAGGTGCCCGGCGGAAGGTCAGCCCACACCGCATACCTTTTTCATTGCCGCGTCCTCTGCGTTCACGTCGGCGACAGCACCCTGAAATTCGGAATCGGGGGCGACTCCCTCGCTGCTCTTCGCCGTGTCCGTCAGGTACGCCGTTACTAGCGCCCCGGCGGCACCGCGGTGCTGTTCGTCCAGAGCAGGGTCGTTGGTTGCGTTGTAAAGCAGGATGGCGGAGTTCGTAAGGGCGGTGCGCGCGAACGCCTTATCGCTGCCGTTTGTATCAACTTGGACGGCTCTGGCGGCCAGCTTGTAGGTATCGCAAAGCCGCTGTGACGCCACTGCAGTTTCCGTAGCGGTATGAGTCGGTTCCGTAGGGATGGACGTCGACGAATTCGGATGCGCAGACCGAGTTAGCGCCACGATCAGTGCAGCGACAGCTGTCGCAGCCGTCGCCACAACAGCAATCGCCAGCCACGGGCGTGAGCGCGTCGCGGGCTGCTCAACTGGGTGAGGCGGCCCGTTCCCCGCAGGCCGCTGTGCGGCTGGCCCCTGACCGAAGCCCGAAGGCGCGTCGCCCTCCATCCGTCCCCCTATTCGTCGGCAGCGCGGTAAGTCCCGTTTCCGAGTGCCCGGCACCCTTATCGTTTCAATAGTGAGGCAGGCAACGCGACGACAGCAATTCACTACGAAGTGGACTGTCCTGGCGCTCTACTAACCCTTTCGGCTCCCGGAGATTTGCTCCGATACTCCAATAGTTGAACAGCTAACTGACTAAGGATCAATCAGCCGGACTGACGCGGAGGTATGGTCACCCGCTCCCGCAGACCCTTTTCATCGAAGCATCCTTGGCGTTGGCATCGTTCAAGGCAGATTGCCATGCTGGGTCTTGGCCGCCCGCCAAGCTGGATGTGGCCGCAACGTTGCTGTAGGCCTCAGCTAAAGCGAGCGCGGCGGCACGTTCACTCGGAGCAAGCCCCGGATTGTTATTCACGGCTTCTTGCAACATCACTGCGCCATTGACGGTCGCGATTCCTGCGAACGCCTGGTTAGTGCCATTCGTCTCTATTTGCACTGCGCGCGACGCCAACTTGTAGGCATCACATAACTTCTGATGCGCTGCCGCCGTTTGCTCCGCGGTGTACGAAGGGGTCGTAGAAGTAGTTGCAGAGGTCGTCGACGGGCTTCCCACAGTCCGCGTCAGCGCAACAACCAGAGCCGCTGCGCCCAGCAGTCCGGCAATCGCGGCCAGAATGATCGCTGACCATGGCCGCGGGCGTGGCGGCGGCTGCGTGGGAAACGCTGGTGGCCACTGCATTGGATTCGGCGGCGGGCCCCCGGTTGGCCCCCCACCCGAAGCTGGAGGCAAATCCTCCGCCATACGTCCTCCTCATAATTCGCACGCCCCTCCGAGACCGTCTCCCGGAGACTGCTCCAATAGTTGAACAGCTAACTGACTAACGATCAATCACCGTGACTTGCCGGGGGTAGGTCACCCGCGCCCGCATACCATTTTCATGGCGATATCCTTCGCGTTGACATCGCCGATCGTCGACTGCCACAAGGGATCGTCGCGCTGACGCACTGTCGCGGCAGTGGCTTGCGCATTGCTGTACGCCTCCGCCAACGCCACTGCTGCAGTGCGATCGCCAACTGCGATCGCAGGCGTTGTACTCAACGCGTGCTCTAGGATCAACGCCCCATTGACGGTGGCGATGCCCGCCAATGCTGGGTTTTCTCCATTCGTTTCAATTTGGACGGCTCGTGCAGCGAGCTTGTAAGCGTCGCACAACTTTTGGTGCGCCGCGGAGACTTCGGCAGCACTATAGGTCGGAGAGGACGTAGTAGGCGTCGGGCCAGACGCGGGCGGTCGGTTCGTAGCTACAACCAGTGCAACGACGGCCACTATCGTGGCGGCCACCGCTATAACAAACGTACCCACAACGATCGCTGGCCAGAACTGGGAGCGTTTTGGTGGCGGAGGCGGATAACCCGGTGCCCACTGCTCGAAGGGCGGGCCCGCAACCGGATTAGAGGGCTGCTCTTCCGCCACGAGCCTGCCTCAGCCGTTCAGCGCCGACGGGCCCGAACTCGGTCGCACCGCCTTGAGTTCGGCAGCGTTGTGCTGATCCATATTGGTGAACCCGTTGGCCGCGCGGTGTGCCTTCGTACCGACCCCGGTCAGCGTTTCGCTGTGGCCTTGCAGGTTTTTCACATGCTGCCCGTGTGCGGCCGTCACGGCACTGTGGAAGCTGGCGGCCGCTTCGAAATCACCGAACATCCCTGACTCCAGGGTTCCGCCGGCGAGGTGATCGGCCCCTTCTTGGGCGTGCCCACCCGCGCGGTGAGACTGGTTGCCTCCTGAGTGCAATTGCTCCGGATTGACGAACATTGGCACTCCTTCCGAACTTCGGGCCGACACGGCCTCCAGTGGCCTCATAGCCTTTTGACCAGCCTAAACGCACGCTGGCCAGCGGTCAATTCACCGGGCGTCGGGGCGAATCGCTGCCTCCGTCGCTCCTAGAAACCATGCCCGTTGGTGACGGTCCGCGCCGGGCGATCCCATTCCGGGTCCACGGCGACGGGCATCTGTATCTCGAGGTGGGGTAGCGAGACCGTTCCCAAGGGACTGTGGAGCTGGCGAGGCATCGCTATCCGCGCCTGAGCTCGGTCGGCCGCCAGCATGCCTTCGGCGGCCAAACGATCGCCGTGCCCGGTGACAATTTGAGTCATGTTGTGCAGCGCTTCGCTGCCCACGTCGTAATAGTGCCCGTGGTCGGTGAACCAGGGCGCGAGGCTGTGCGAGCCGGCGACTTCGGCGCGAAAGCGCACCGCTCCGAAAGCTTCGTGAGCCGGGTCGGCGCCCAGTCCGGCCCACGGGCCCAGCGGTCCCCCGAGCGTCTCGTTCAGCCCGTTCGGAAGCCCGCTGCCGGACTCCCCGATCCAGCTGATCGCATCGGTTGACGCGGCGCCCACATACAGCCTGCCGCCGTCGAGCCGAAAGTCCGCGGCGCGGTGCGCCAAATCGGTTCCCGGGCAACCGGTTAGCACGGCATCATTGGCGCGCATGCCGCTGTCGGCAAAGGCATCGGCCACGGTCGTGGATCCATAGGAATGTCCGAGGACGGTGACATGTCTCGGCGTGCCCGCATCGTGGGTCGCCGCGAGACCGTTGACGTCGGCGGCCAGCAGCGCACCCGCCTGCCGTGCCCTCCATGGAGTGCCAACCTGCTCTAGTTCCGCTGGGCGGGTGAGTGTCTGCTGCCAATGCGGAGGATCGAATTCCGGTGCGTCATAACCCATCCACGCCAACACCGCGGTCGTACCTTTCGGATCGGCCTTCGCCGACTGCTCGTAGAGGTTGATGGCGTCATCGGGGCCGTTGGACATCCATCCGCCCCTGACGCTGCTGTTGGTCCCCGGAACCATGACGGCCGTGTTCCGGGACCTGTCCGGGTTGCCAATTGCGACCGCAGCCCTGCCCTTGCCGTCGAACGCCAGCGGGTCATAAGCCCACAACATGATCGGAAGGCCGCGAGGCGCGTCAGAACGTTCGTCGCGCGCGAGGAAATCATTGGTCTTCACCGCATTCCGGTACCTGGCGATGTCTATGCCGCATAGACCGTATTCCCAAGGGCAGGTGAACACGTCGGCATCCCGATTGTTGAGTGCCTTGTCGCGCAACGCTTCCGGTGTCAACCCGCGGCGACGTGCGGCGCCTTCGACCTTCTGCAAGTCGTCGTTCATCGCCGCCCGATTCGCCGCGTCGCGCGCATCGGCCGGAATCCCGTTGAGGTTTCCCAACTCGGGGGGGTGTTGATCGGTCAGGAGCCGCTTTTGGTTGGTGCTCAACGAGTCCCACCAGCTTTTGACCAGATTCGGGCTGGTGTCCGACGGCGGGATCAGCAGCTCGTCGACGCCGCTGATCTCGACCGGGTCAGCACCGTCTGCTCGCAAAGCGCCCAGCGCCGCGCGGAGTACCGTCGCATACTGGTCACGTATCTGGCCGAGCACGAACACGATCGCCCTCGTCTCGTCGACGGCCTCCCCCCGCCGATCATCGACGCCGCAGCGGTCCCCGTCCGCAAGGGTTTCGCAAATCTCGTCGTCGATATCTTGTAGGTCGTACTCCAGCGCGGCGATGTACCACGCAGCCGTCCGTTGCGCTTCGGCCAATGCAGCGGCGACATTCTCCAAATCAATTGCGATCTTGGGTAATTGCTCGGCCTGCAGGCCGAGCGACCGCGACACGCATCGTACTTCGTCGGAGTCGTTGATGGGATGCTCACCACGTCGGCGATTCCACGCCGCCTCGAACCGCCGGCGAGCTGCCTCAAAGGCGGCAGTGGCCTCGGAGGTACTGGCCCCGGCGGCGCGGAAGGCCCGCGCCAGATCGGAGATCCGCGCCGGGCGCCCAGATTGCAAGCTGGCGTTGAGCACCCACGGATCACCGCCGGATTCAGCGACGAGAAACGGGAGGCTGATGTAGCGGAGTTCCATCGCTGCCGCCGTCGAACCGAAATCGCTACGCTAACAACCTCATAGGGCGCTCGCGCCGTCGGCGAGACCGTCTCCGTCGCTGTCGGTCAGCCGGACGTTCCACTTGCCGTCGCCGTCGGTGTCGACGTATCCGGTCACACCGTTATCGTCAGAGCGCAGCACCCGGTCGGCCAGCCCGTTGCCGTCGGTATCGAGAAGCCGGTCATCGGAACGCCCGTGGCCGTCGAGATCGACCAGCGGACCGCCGGTGTGCTCGACACCGTCGAGGCCGAACCAGCGCAGTTGGCCGCCGCGGTCCATCGCCACCGCCCACGTCCCGGATCCGTCGTCGGTGAAGTAGGCCTCGGGGGTGCCGTCGTTGTCGAGGTCGAGCACGGCGTGATCGACAAGACCGTCGCCGTCGAGGTCGGCGAGCGCGTCGTCGCGCAGCCCGTCGTGGTCGAAGTCCATCCCGATCGATTCGAAGCGGCCATCGCCGTCGAGGTCCAAGTCGGGTTGCCCGTGCCAAATCGCCGCCGCGCCATCATCGCCACCGATGCAATAGTCCACGACTACTCGGACGCGACCCCGCCGCTAGGCGTTCCCCCGCGACTGCCACCACGCCAACAATTCCGCGGTCGCCTCGTCGCTGTCCAACGGACCGCGCTCCAGGCGCAGCTCTTTCAAAAACCGCCACGCCTCACCGACCTGGGGACCCGCGGGAATGCCGAGCAGTTCCATGATCTGGTTGCCGTCCAGGTCGGGGCGCACCCGCGCCAAATCCTCCTGCGCCGCCAACTCCTCGATCCGCGTCTCGAGCCGGTCGTAGCTGGACTGCAGCCGCGCGGCGCGCCGCTTGTTGCGCGTCGTGCAGTCGGCGCGCACCAGTTTGTGCAACCGCGGCAACAGCGGGCCGGCATCGGTGACGTAGCGGCGCACCGCGGAATCGGTCCAGTTGCCCTCGCCGTAGCCGTGGAATCGCAGATGCAGATACACCAGCTGCGAGATGTCCTCGACCATCTGCTTGGAATACTTCAAGGCCCGCAACCGCTTTCGGACCATCTTGGCGCCGACGACCTCATGGTGGTGGAAGCTCACCCCACCGTTGGCTTCGTGGCGTCGGGTGGCGGGCTTGCCTATGTCGTGCAATAACGCGGCCCAGCGCAGTACCAAATCGGGGCCATCGTCTTCGAGTGCGATCGCCTGGCGCAGCACGGTCAACGAATGCTGGTAGACGTCCTTGTGTTGATGGTGTTCGTCGATGGCCATCTGCATGCCGCCGACCTCGGGCAACACCACCTCGCCCATGCCGGTCTGCACCAGCAGGTCGATCCCGGCCGTCGGGTCGTCGCCGAGCACCAGCTTGTCCAATTCGGCGGCCACCCGTTCGGCGCTGATCCGGGCCAGCTGGGGCGCCATCTGTTCGATCGCCTCGCGCACCCGCGGCGCGACGGTGAAGCCGAGCTGCGAGACAAACCGCGCCGCTCGCAGCATGCGCAACGGATCGTCGCCGAAGGACACTTCGGGCGCGGCCGGGGTGTCCAGCACCCGCTCGCGCAGCGCCGCCAGCCCACCGAGCGGGTCGAGGAATTCACCCGGCCCCTCCGGCGTGATGCGGACGGCCATCGCGTTGGCCGTGAAGTCGCGGCGGACCAGATCGTCTTCGAGGCGATCGCCGTACCGCACCTCAGGATTCCGCGACACCTGGTCGTAGGTGTCGGCGCGAAATGTGGTGATCTCCAAGCGATGGTCGTTCTTGCCGACGCCGATGGTGCCGAATTCGATTCCGGTGTCCCACAGGTTGTCGGCCCATCGCCGCAGGATGTTTTGCACCTGCTCGGGGCGCGCGTCGGTGGTGAAGTCGAGGTCGGGACTCAACCTGCCCAGCAAGGCATCCCGCACCGAACCGCCGACGAGATAGAGCTGGTGGCCCGCGGCGTCGAACGCCGAGCCCAGCTCGGCGAGCATGGGCGCATGCCTGTTGAGTGCGACCGCGGCGGCGGTCAGCAGCTCGGCATCCTGGGCGGCGTCAGGCACGTTCGATCAGCCTAGTCGGCTGGAGACGGAATGCCGGTGTGAGGAGCCTCGCACCCGCCCGGGTCATGGCGGGTGCGCACTGCAGGTGAGTTGACCTAGCGATTTGCAGTAGTAGCGTTACGCAGCCATGTCGTCGGCCCGCTCGAATTATCTCGATGCCGCCGCCTGGCGCACGGCCACATGGTCGGCGCCTTTCGTCGTTCAACTGACGTTGGCGGCGTTGCTTGTCGTGATGTGGCTGCTGGGCAAATGGCCATTCGAAACGCACAGCGCGTACGCCGGTGAGCGCGCATGGATGCTGACCTCGACCGTCATTGCGGCTTTGGTGTCCCTAGTGATCGGCGCCATGTTCTTGAGGTCGCCGTCTGCGCGCAATCGCGGCATTGGCCTCAGCGTGGCGGCATCCGCCGTCGTCGTCTTGGTCGGCGGGGCCATCTACGCCTACCTGATTCTGCGCTGAAAGGTGTTGCGATGACTGATGAACCAACGATCAGTGCATCGCAATTTCGCTATGGCCCAGTCACTTTTCTGGTCGCCACGCTGCACATCTTCGTCGTCGAGCTCGCCACGTGGCTCTTCATACCCTATTCAATCGTGTTCGTGCTTCCGCTAGTGCTCGTCTATCTCGCAATCTCCGCGTTTGTCGCGTGGGTGTGGCCTTCCGGAGTGGTGGGTCAGCTCGGGCGCGGAATGTTCATCGGCAGCCTGTCCGGGCCGCTGTCCCTGACCGTCTTCGGCGCGGCTTACGCAATAGCCCAAGCAATCGGCCCGATCTGACGCGACGGGACCGTTGTGGCTATTGCGCCATCGCGCACTCATCCAGCGGCGAGTATGTCCAGGAGAGCATGCCGTGCCAGCTACTATCGCTTGGGTGTCGGACGGCGAACAAGGCAAACCACGTCGGCGCCGGGGACGGCGCCGCGGTCGTGGCGCTGCGGCTTCGTCCGAGAAGCAGACCACGGGTCAAGTGAACGGCGATTCGACAGCCACGAAATCGCGCCGATCCCGCGCGTCTCGCCACGGGCCGGAGCGGCTGCGCACGGTGCACGAAACGTCCGCGGGCGGGTTGGTGATCGACGGGCTCGACGGACCGCGCGACTCGCAGGTCGCCGCCCTGATCGGCCGCATCGACCGGCGTGGGCGGATGTTGTGGTCGCTGCCCAAGGGGCACATCGAACTCGGCGAGACGGCCGAACAGACCGCCATCAGAGAAGTAGCCGAAGAGACCGGCATCGAGGGCAGTGTGCTGGCCGCATTGGGGCGCATCGACTACTGGTTCGTCACCGACGGGCGCCGCGTGCACAAGACCGTGCACCACTACTTAATGCGCTTCTCCGGCGGCGAGCTCTCTGACGAGGATCTCGAAGTCGCCGAGGTGGCCTGGGTGCCGATGCAAGAACTGCCGTCGCGGCTGGCCTACGCCGACGAACGCCGCCTGGCCCGCGTGGCCGACGAACTGATTGACAAGCTGCAAAGCGACGGACCGGCCGCGCTTCCCCCGCTGCCGCCCAGCTCGCCGCGGCGCCGCCCGCAGACGCACTCGCGGACTCGGCATGCTGACAAACCGGCCACCGGCCGGAAGAATGGCCACGGACCGGGGCCGTGACGGCGCCGCTTTTCAGTTGGGCCGGCTTGTTGCGCATCGCGGCCGTGCTCGGCATCGTGGCCGGACTTGCGGTACTCGCCGGGCCGGTGGTTCCGCCCGCGGCCGCGGGCGAGCCGGGCGGTACGCCGTTTATCCGGGTTCGCATCGACCAAGTGACCCCGGACGTGGTCACCACCACCAGTCCGCCCGTCGTGACCGTCAGCGGCATGGTGATCAACGTCGGCGACCGCCCCGTCCGCGATGTCATGGTCCGTCTCGAACACGCCGGCGCGATCACCGCCTCCGCCGGCTTGCGCACCACCCTGGACGGCGACACCGACCGATACGAGGCGGCCGCCGATTTCCTCACCGTGGCGCCCGAACTGCAGCGCGGGCAAAAAGTCGGCTTCACCCTGTCGGCTCCGCTGCGCGCGCTGACCAAGCAGTCGCTGGGAGTGGAAAAGCCCGGCATCTATCCGGTCCTGGTCAACGTCAATGGCACGCCCGACTACGGCGCTCCCGCGCGGCTGGACAACGCGCGTTTCCTGCTGCCCGTGGTCGGGGTGCCGCCGGACCGCGCCGACGACGTGGGCTCCGCCGTCGCGCCCGACACCTCCAAACCGGTGGGGATCACCATGCTGTGGCCGCTGGCCGACCGGCCGCGGCTGGCCCCCGGCGTACCCGGGGGGACCATCCCGGTCCGCCTGGTCGACGACGACCTGGCCACCTCCCTGGCCGGCGGCGGCCGGCTCGACATCCTGCTGTCGGCGGCCGAGGTCGCGACCAGTCACGACGTCGACCCCGACGGCGCCGTCGGCCGCGCGCTGTGTCTGGCGATCGACCCGGACCTGCTGGTCACCGTCAACGCGATGACCGCCGGCTACGTCGTGTCCAATTCCCCCGACGGCCCGGCTCAACTTCCCGGCGCCCCGACGCACCCCGGTACGGGCCAGGCCACCGCGGCCGAATGGCTGAACCGCCTGCGCGCGCTCGCGCACCGGACCTGCGTCGCCCCGTTGCCCTACGCGCAAACCGATCTGGACGCCCTGCAGCGCGTCAACGATCCCGGCCT
The sequence above is drawn from the Mycobacterium marseillense genome and encodes:
- a CDS encoding DUF2563 family protein; this encodes MFVNPEQLHSGGNQSHRAGGHAQEGADHLAGGTLESGMFGDFEAAASFHSAVTAAHGQHVKNLQGHSETLTGVGTKAHRAANGFTNMDQHNAAELKAVRPSSGPSALNG
- a CDS encoding alpha/beta hydrolase, encoding MELRYISLPFLVAESGGDPWVLNASLQSGRPARISDLARAFRAAGASTSEATAAFEAARRRFEAAWNRRRGEHPINDSDEVRCVSRSLGLQAEQLPKIAIDLENVAAALAEAQRTAAWYIAALEYDLQDIDDEICETLADGDRCGVDDRRGEAVDETRAIVFVLGQIRDQYATVLRAALGALRADGADPVEISGVDELLIPPSDTSPNLVKSWWDSLSTNQKRLLTDQHPPELGNLNGIPADARDAANRAAMNDDLQKVEGAARRRGLTPEALRDKALNNRDADVFTCPWEYGLCGIDIARYRNAVKTNDFLARDERSDAPRGLPIMLWAYDPLAFDGKGRAAVAIGNPDRSRNTAVMVPGTNSSVRGGWMSNGPDDAINLYEQSAKADPKGTTAVLAWMGYDAPEFDPPHWQQTLTRPAELEQVGTPWRARQAGALLAADVNGLAATHDAGTPRHVTVLGHSYGSTTVADAFADSGMRANDAVLTGCPGTDLAHRAADFRLDGGRLYVGAASTDAISWIGESGSGLPNGLNETLGGPLGPWAGLGADPAHEAFGAVRFRAEVAGSHSLAPWFTDHGHYYDVGSEALHNMTQIVTGHGDRLAAEGMLAADRAQARIAMPRQLHSPLGTVSLPHLEIQMPVAVDPEWDRPARTVTNGHGF
- a CDS encoding pullulanase; translation: MDYCIGGDDGAAAIWHGQPDLDLDGDGRFESIGMDFDHDGLRDDALADLDGDGLVDHAVLDLDNDGTPEAYFTDDGSGTWAVAMDRGGQLRWFGLDGVEHTGGPLVDLDGHGRSDDRLLDTDGNGLADRVLRSDDNGVTGYVDTDGDGKWNVRLTDSDGDGLADGASAL
- a CDS encoding CCA tRNA nucleotidyltransferase, whose amino-acid sequence is MPDAAQDAELLTAAAVALNRHAPMLAELGSAFDAAGHQLYLVGGSVRDALLGRLSPDLDFTTDARPEQVQNILRRWADNLWDTGIEFGTIGVGKNDHRLEITTFRADTYDQVSRNPEVRYGDRLEDDLVRRDFTANAMAVRITPEGPGEFLDPLGGLAALRERVLDTPAAPEVSFGDDPLRMLRAARFVSQLGFTVAPRVREAIEQMAPQLARISAERVAAELDKLVLGDDPTAGIDLLVQTGMGEVVLPEVGGMQMAIDEHHQHKDVYQHSLTVLRQAIALEDDGPDLVLRWAALLHDIGKPATRRHEANGGVSFHHHEVVGAKMVRKRLRALKYSKQMVEDISQLVYLHLRFHGYGEGNWTDSAVRRYVTDAGPLLPRLHKLVRADCTTRNKRRAARLQSSYDRLETRIEELAAQEDLARVRPDLDGNQIMELLGIPAGPQVGEAWRFLKELRLERGPLDSDEATAELLAWWQSRGNA
- a CDS encoding NUDIX hydrolase, translated to MSDGEQGKPRRRRGRRRGRGAAASSEKQTTGQVNGDSTATKSRRSRASRHGPERLRTVHETSAGGLVIDGLDGPRDSQVAALIGRIDRRGRMLWSLPKGHIELGETAEQTAIREVAEETGIEGSVLAALGRIDYWFVTDGRRVHKTVHHYLMRFSGGELSDEDLEVAEVAWVPMQELPSRLAYADERRLARVADELIDKLQSDGPAALPPLPPSSPRRRPQTHSRTRHADKPATGRKNGHGPGP